TCAGGACCTTTATGCAATAGGTGTCAGTGTCTGTCTGACTGATGATAACTGCAGGCACAGATGACTCTATTTCATTCACTTTGATATGATATATTGTCAAAAATAATGCTTTGTAATGACATGAAAAGttgttttaaacatctttacCCCCCTACATGTTAAAGCTTTCCTAACTTCTGCTGGTGTTGACGGCCATCTGTTGCCTGTTGCATAGAAAATAgttgttttgtcttgttttacTCTCAACTCTGATAcgatgtattttatttgaaacgTTTGAAAAAGTCCCTTGTTAGTAAACGTCAGTGAAGACGGACGGACTAATTAACTGTAGTCGAAGTGCGGGAAAATCATAAAAGTGAGAAATGGAGAGAGTGCATTTTTCGGTAAGCTAATCAATTCAGCAATCGATAACCTCAGCCTGCTCATTATTTTACAGATCTCGTGAAGGTAGTTAATTAATGATCAGCTTCTGCTTATACTACATGAGTAAAAACTATAACCATTCATATCAAAGTAATGGGCTAATTTTGCAAACAAAACATCATCTGTCACTTTTTCGCACCTGATACGCGTCGGGGATATTAACAGTCTCTCCATGCTCAGCGACATAACCTATAATTCCTTTCCCCCACGGAACCTGGACTTCATCTGAGTTACTCAGGGATGGCAGGACAGTGGTCCCGGCGTGAACGTCAAAGAATTTGGACACCAGGGTCTTTTTATTCGCAGTGCCCTCCACCAGGAAGAGCGAGCAGCGGTCGGCATCGACCATGATGCACACAAACACCAAAATCTTGTAGCTCAGGCTGGTTAAATCCAGGTCGTTGGAGATGTCTTTAACCAGCTCCAGGAAGAACTCGCGTTCGTTGTGCTCTTTGAGGTAATATTTAAAGTCCACGGCGGTGGACGGGTACTGCGGGATGTTGACGCGCGACTCGAGCAGCGCGGAGAGGATGTGTGCTGTAGTCGGGGGTAAGGAGCTGGCTTTCCTCAGTAACGCGCGTCTCCGCATGCTGCTCAGCGGCTCCTGAGCCCGGGAGTGCACGTGCTCGTCGTACGTCCGGTTCGCGTTGATGGCTTTGGAGCGGGCGAAAGTTTTGCGCAGCTCCTTCTGTGATGCTCGCCGCTGCAGCCCGTCTCCCTTACTCGCCCAACTGTCCTTACACACATGGGATTTCTCCGCTTCCGTGGCGGCATTTTTATTTGCTTGGTGTGTTTTGAGCCATTTCTCTACCATACTGTATTTCCCTTTTCTGTTCAGATAGTCCTCAAACAATTCAGGGTGGTCATCCAGGAAAGTTTCGACATCAGAAAACACCATGTTAGACACTGCCATGTTTATCACTATATCAAAGAATTCGCCAGTTTTTAGGAAGTACTCGATATTATAAGGGATGCAGAAACAGGCTACGCAAAAGACTTCGAGCCCGGTTTCTGCTGGAAGCCCATTAATATAAATCCATGCAACTTCAGCATCCGTCTTGGTCCAGTTGATTCTGACCTGTTCCGAAGTCCGCTTCCACTTCTCGCTTCCCCAACATCTCCTCCACACTGTGTGGGACACGCCGAGGTTCCTGCCCGATGCTGTAGTATGCGAGTGGACGCACCGGAGAGAACATTCTCTCAAATAACTTGAGCTTCCGCCTCATTGTGATTTGGTGCGCCGCATCAGCAACAGCGCAGTGGAGGAGCAGAGCAGGGAGCAGAGCAGCGTGGCGTAGATCCGCCAGTGACGTCAGGTGATGCGCTCCTTTATGTCCAACCCACGTCACATCCACGTATTTCATCATGTCAGAAATGCTCTCAGCAATGTTAATCACAATAATACGTCTCTTTACAGTTTTAGGCCCAACTGCAGGCTCGGAACCTGACATTTTAGAGGGTTTCTTTTGAATGCAGCCTGATATGAAAAGACAGTACAGTATTCTCAAATCCCTCCGTTTTTACTGTGGATTTGGAGCCATGCATCCATACCCTATATGCACCGGTCAGCCATTACATTATGACCACCATTATGTGAACCACCATGTGTAGTATCATAATGTATGCACGGTTTGTTCTGACACATTTCTATTACAAcaagcattaaccttttcatcatGTTGATCTACACTATCGCTTTTATTGTGTTGCACTGCAccggccagccttcactcccattgtgcatcagtgagccatGGCCAGCCATGACCCCACCGCCAGTTCactgttttttcttccttggattacttttggtaGATCCtaaccactgcagaccaggaacatcccacaagatcTTTAGTTTTGAAATTGTTCTGACACtgtcctctagccatcacagtTTGGCCCTTGTCTAAGTAATTAAAATCCTTACGCTTGCCCAGTTATTCtgtttccaacacatcaacttgaGGAAAAAAGATTTACTTGGGTTTACTAATATATTGTAAAGAGATTTTAAAAATGGAGCTACCATGAAAAGGGCtaaattgtaatggctagacaactgggtcagagcaactccgaaactgcagctcttgtggatGTTCCCAGCCTGCAGTGGTCAGAATCTACCAAAAGTGAGAGCTCAAATAAGGAAATGGGTAATGCTGGTTAGCACAGAAATGTGTCAGAATACAGAGGTCATGGTGGAAAAAGGGGGGCCTATACAACATTAGGCAGgtgatcataatgttatggctgatccaTTGTTTGACctttatatttgcatttttatttattaacaaatatGGCATTGAGTACCTCTCATCAGATAGGCGACTAACTGCATTTCATCTGTACAGCTACTTTTCACAATAACAATTAAAtctattgtaatatattttaatttattctaaTACAATGCATAATTCCAAAATCCTATCCCactaaggtaaaaaaaagaacaaaccaagaaaaaaatccattacaTACATTAGCACGTCAGGCTTTTGGAAATGAGATTGGTAGTTTGTAAGAACTTGTAGGTCACTGCCTTATTGTAAATTATAATATGCcccttttataaaaaaaaaaaaaaattgttaaaccAGAGTTTTGAGAAATTGCGGCCTCCGGTGTTTGTGGTCGATATTGCAGTTTAGTGGTAGGATATAGCGGAACAAATAGGTGGGTGTACAGTTTGTATAACGACTGGATGTCTATGCGACTACATATCAGTTTGCAGCAAAGGCATCTGTGTTAAGGTTTGGAAATTGGTAATCACCATCTGTCTACATCCAATTTTAAAGAGTTGGAGCAATTTTGTCTGGAAGAATTGGCAAAGTTAATGATCCAGATGTCCAAAGCTAATAAAGACATTTTCCAGAAGGCTTGGAGCCAAAAGTGGCATTGACCCAAAGACTAAATTTCAGCAAATCTCTTATGGCAAggctacttttttgtttttagctaTGGTCAGAGCATAATTTTAGCTTTTTGTCCACATTTTCATGTAGATGTGgttaaaaaattacaatgtgGAACTTTTTTTCTGACAGACCAATCAAtttctaaataaacaaataagtttaataaatagtaaatcGTGTAAAGTTTAAAGTAAATTGTTGTTGATTGTTCTTTGATTATAATAATTGCATAAAGCTGGTGACCCACCAAACTGTTAACCGTTCTTAATTTGTTAGTTGTAAAACCTTTTCAGGTCTGTACTGATGACTACGAATTTGTTTAAGTATTTGTACAGccctattttttatttgtacagaggATGTCTTCTTTCAGTCTCCTTTCATTAGATGAATTGCTTGCTCAGTTCGGTTTCAGTTCTGGTGATTGACAATGTTCAATTTAAAAATTCATAGTTTTGGTGCCTTCCAGCTGATTATGCTTGACTGAAGAGCTTACATATTTTATCTCaagtttgttttgttaaagGAAGTCAATGTTCACCGTTCAACAATTGCTGCTATGCTGCACACAAATGTgtgagaaacaaacaaaaaaaaagcaaacatggaATTGTTGTTGAAGAACATCCAGCACACAATTGGAATATTTGAGGAGCTCTAAAAGTAGTGGCTCTGCTGCATTAAATGCAATTCCAGTGCAATTTAGATAAACCAAGTACTGTTGTTAAATATGTAGCTATATAGGACCATCATATAAAAGAGTCacattgcataaaaaaaatcttgtttgtaaaatttaatgaaGAGAGCACTGTAGAGTGTGCAGAAGGCACTGGTGGATCGAGTGGTAGGTATTTtgtctgccatgtggaaggcctgggtttgattacCAGCAAGTGCCCAAacaccagccactggatgcattGCCGATCctaagcccggataaaatgggaaggttgTGTTAGGAatggcatccggcgtaaaacatgtgccaagcttttatttgtatttggtcTCCTATGGTGACCCCATgccaggagcagctgaaagaccaacaacattttCATTGGTCTACAAATCATATATTTCATCAGTGACAAGCAGTTAAAAAAACTGTTAGTAAGTAATGAGCAAGCTGTGTCAGTGcagagatgacaataggaagaaaccttgagaagaaccagacttaacaggaagcccattctcatttgggtgatatcaaaTAGTATGACCATCGGTCTGTGCTATATCTGTGTGCTGTTAAACTGAATGATTATTTTAAGGTGAAAGACGTTCACATTAAGTCCAACTGATGGAGACTGCGGTACAACATTTCTCTGTGGAGATTTCAGTCTAAACTACCAATTCACCATAAAACCCTATGTCCATAAGTCCCAAGGTCTGCACCTTTACCTAAGAGAAATCTATTCACAAAagctttggctaaataaatagatttttagcctAATCTTAAACACTGAGAGGGTGTCTAACTTCCAACAATTAACTGGAATTACAATTAACTGGAGCTTTTCCATTACTGTGGAGCTTTGTAACTGTGGTGATTCTAAAAACTAACAGTTTAATCAGGTACCGTAGCGCGAGAGATGCAGGGCTTTATAGGTTGTACAAACAGTAGTATTTTTaatcaataatcacaaaaatgatTTTAGTGTAGCACATGATAAAACAGAAAGTCAGATTacaccttttcttctttttgatgttgtataataataataataataataatataataaatattagttgAAGCTCCTGAACTGTATCTGCATGAGCTCTTGCACTGTGATTACTGTAGCACATGATTGCTGTAGTACAGGAGTTCCTGTTCCTAAAGTGACTAGTAACTCTTTTAGTACTCAGAATAAGTAGTGGACTACTTGATGTTCCTAATAAGTCAACAATCGAATGTAATGACttacatacttaaaaaaaaataaaataaaaaaatcattttaccaGTCGTACTCAGGCTATGTTACTATGTACAGTTTCTACAGGTGACCGAGATGTTCTGCAGAATACGTCAGTGATGTCATTACTAGTAATTACAGTTCTACGTTTGTATGATGTCAGTTGCCTGTAAGCttcgtttattttattttattttatttattaatttatttatttattttaaagcacagCTGTTTCAATGTAGGCCTAGTACTGCGGCGTTAAGCAGAAAGACCTTTATTTTGAAAAGTGAGATTTGGCGACGGAAACAGTGTTCGGACTGCAGGCGGCATATTGAGCCTCTTCTGGTCGGTTTGCATTTAATAAATCCGGCGTAAGATAATTTGGTAAAGGTGTCTGCCTGCTGTTTTGGGTGTATTATTAACATTTTGCCGCATAAACTTTCTAGATACTTTGTGTTTAGTGTTAGCTAGCCATAGCATCGCGGCTACACAGTGAACCAGGGAAATGGAGGACTACAACAGGCCGTCGTCTTATCTCGATGATCCCCCGAACAGTCGCCTGTTTCTGGTCACTAGTAAATCCATCACCGAGGACATTATTCGGGAGCGATTTTCCCCCTTCGGTGAAGTCCAAGACATTTGGGTGGTTAAAGACAAGCAGACGAAAGAGTCAAAAGGAGTGTCTTTTGTGAAATTTGCCAAATCCTCCCAGGCGTGTACCGCTATGGAGGAGATGCACGGCAAATGTCTGGCTGAAGGAACCAAACCCATCAAGGTGTCTGTCCATTATTCTCATTTTACTGTGCAGACCCGTGAAGATTGTAATTGCATGTGTATTTCTTGGAACTATTGGTGCATTTGAATGATGaactcccccacacacacctacatacactcacacacactcacacacttattgtCATCAACATCTCTGGTCTCTTTTCTTGCACAGGTGTTCATCGCCCAGTCCAGATCTTCTGGCAGTCACAGAGACGTAGAGGATGAGGAACTGACCCGAATCTTCGTCATGATTCCCAAAACATTCACTGAAGATGACCTCAAAGAGACTTTCAAAGTACAGCACTAGTCTTCTGATGACGTTTATTACTCTCACTCATAATCTATACCGCTTTCCCAtggacttggggcacgaggtggggtataCCCTTCTTACCCCACCACCCAGTCCAGCTTAGactacacacatttatacgcaCACTCTTTCAGTTTAGACAATTTCGGAGCACCAGTTAACCtgttaatctgcatgtttttggactgcgggaggaaactggagtacctggagaaaacgcacaaggagaacatgcaaactccatgcacacagacccaaggcgagaattaaacccagaccctagaggcGCAAGgtgacactgctaaccactaagcccccttgttttaattcaaaattttgttacatttcCAGCACAGTTTGCAAGATTATTTTTGCAATCATGTTGCATAAAGATTGCTTTTCCTGGTTAAGCAAATGCAATTCACAATGAATCTGTTGACCaaaattatcttttttctttgtataaGAACATTAGTTTTACATTGCATCTTATTAAAACAGCAAAGTTTTGGGTTCAATTCACACttcgggtttgtgtgcatggagtttgcatgttctccctgtgcttggtggatttcctctgggttctttggtttcttcccactgtccaaagacatgccgattaggttagcatttccaaaattgccctagtgtgtgaatgagcatgtaagtGTATGTGCGCCTTGCGATGGAGCGGCACCTCGTGCAaggtgtactctgcctcgtgccccaagtcccctgggataacCAGCTAAATCTAGCTAACCTGATAATTGAAGATTAAGTAGTAATTATTTCAGTATATTGAGGcaacttttttcattttccttatttccttcaTCCTCTCATTCTTTTCTTAATGACAGATCTACGGAGATATAGAATATGCCAttgtcataaaaaataaatctacagGGGAGAGTAAGGGTTTGGGCTACGTCAGATATCACAAACCCTCTCAGGCTGCCAAGGCTATAGAGAACTGTGACAAAAGTAAGTGGCGTGATTGTGCTCCTTCTTTGCAGGTTAGTGTAAACACCTTATTGTGGTGAAACAAGAGCATGTAAAAGACATTTGCATCTATTTTTCCATCTCTTTCTGTCTGATCAGCATTTAGAGCCATTCTTGCTGAACCGAGGACGAAAAACACAGCATCAGACAATGAATATTTCGGCAACCAAAGATCAGATCACGCAGGAAATGAGCCGGGCTTAAGTGCTTACTCATTTGGTATGTGGTAAACTTTAGAGTTTTGTACAGTAGTTATTCGCTGTCAGTAGGtacatatttaaagtttaaaggatGGGTAAGGTCcttatttttaatgaatcttTTGTTATGGTGTGGTTTAAACTTATTTCCTCTTCtcacaaaaaaattacttaaacgCAGGTAGCGTTCTttagaatgatttaaaaacaaatacaatattGGAAATACCATGGaaattaaattctaaaaaaaatattttttggataTTTTAAAAGTGTCTTCATCATAGACATAGGTATCATAGTATGATGACTGTCCACTGTAAAACTTCTGTAAAACACTGGTTGATTTAGGCAACCTTTACTCTATCAGCCTGAAGTGATTTAATTCctattttatgaattttttttttttttttaattcatgtgactttttaCCTCTGTGCATGCTTGGGGAGATAATTGACGTCAGTCATCACCCACGTGATTTCGCAATGCTAGCAATAGCTGCTCCAAGAGCTAAAGTGGGGCAGCTTTCTTGCTTCATCTGAACTGCAGCAAATACAGCCGACTAACTGCTTGCCATCCTCCGGGGCAAAACCccaagcattttttttgcttacatcATATGAAATccattgtttaaaatcaataagtGGTCACACAAACCTATGATGGTGACTTAAGCAGAGACATATGGATGTGCGCATGCATGCCATTTCCCGAGGACAGACATATTTAAGTTAGATAAAAGTCgcttgtaattatgaatgtgggCCATCATgacacaataaaaaatttttattgagCAATGTGGCTTGCCATGCGAACATAGCCTTATATTTTATAGTAAACCTAGTAGCAAAGCTTAAAAATCAGCTGCATATAAATTCAGTActgaaatatgtgtgtgtgtgtgtgtgtgtgtgtgtgttgtcttgcAGGTGCAGAGTCTGGTAGTTACCCTGCTGGAGAAGGATGGAGCTCTGACTTGATAACTAGGTGCCTGATGGTGTCATCACGTGCACCCATTGCTCAGGAGCAGATTTATAGCCTGTTTGATCTGATCCCAGGAATGGAGTACTGTGAAATGCAGAGAGACCAATATGGGTTCAGTAAAGGTAGTATTAGACGTTCCTGACTGGAACACTTGAATTAATTATTCAGTGCCAGGTAGACAGTTCTGTTTCTCTGTAAAGTTGATGCTGTATtctcatataaaatatttttgcatgtgTATACTATAATGTAATTGCAATAATGTATTTGAAGATTATGTAGTTGATCCCTCCTTATAATATAGTTGTTTATTTAAGtcgtatttatttatagtaagctccagaattattggcatgCTTTGAAAGAGGAGTAAACAatgtcaatattgttttatagtTTAATGTTATTATGAAATGACGGAAATCAAATTAATtataggcctttttttttttatctttattaaaaacaaatgttaacAAATTAATTGCCTCATCAGTTATTGGCAGTCCTGCATTCAGTACGTATAAAGCTGGTTCTAAAGACTTGGAGATCCTGTCTATTGAGCTCCAAGTGCGTATGGCTAGTAGCTGAGAGAGGCTATGGTAAATTGTTTGTTAGCATGGAGTTGGCAGTAATTGCTGGAGTTGGCAGTAGTTTTCGAATGTctctacattattttaaaacattttcttatGAAATCTAATATTTGTTGTTCACAGGCCAGGCTATGATTCGTTACAGTAATCTGGGTTCAGCTGTGTATGCTAAAGATAAACTGAATGGCTTCGAGTATCCACCCGGAAACAGACTTTCTGTGACTTTTATTGATGACGGAGAGGACAGGACCAGGTAAAAACCAGCTctgagattttattatttaacttaaTATACCTCATATGAACCTGGCACACTTTAATATTGCGTTTTCCTTTCTCTCACAGCCCAGTGGGGAAGATGGCCATGCAGTTGGTTGCAGCCCAGATGATGTCTATGGTGTGGAACGGCCCTGCTGGAGCACAGCTAATGAAGACCACTGCAGTAAGCAGCACTCTTTAAATACCAAAGCGTTAGAATGTTATACATGATGGATCAAGCAGTATGTGCATATAATTACAACAACTTTGTAATCAAACCTAAGGTCGATTAAGTAAAGTTCAGAAGCCCAGTCAGGATCGACAGTCTTGAGATTTGACTCTTGGTGGTTTTCAAGTTATAGTACTTTccctgtgaaaaataaaaataagctaatTTTCACCAATATTAGCAGTTCcagattaggtttaaataacttttttttttcaatagtcTTATTTTATCATCTCCtctaattagatgaatgaaatTTGTCTCCAGGGTTACGCAGCACCATCAATGCCCCAGAAGCCTCGTGTTCAGACAGACGTGGTTCTCCCCTCTCATAAGAAGCTGGCTTCTCCTGACAGTGTGGTCAAGGAGAGGCTTTTTGTTATCTTTAACCCCTCACCACTGCCAGTAGACATTCTGGAAGATGTTTTTTGGTAAGTGCAaaggctgtgttttttttttttaggtgataATAGATACAGCAGATGTTCTGGCCCCATCAGCACAGACACAAgccaatatttaaacatttctcctcagtttcaaaaaaaaaaaaaaaaaggggtccACACAAACAGCATTGtttgaatatatttatattaatatataaaaattcaaGGATGATTTGAAAATGCTTATGTGAATAATACAACTGTGATGGTATCTCGTCGACTATTAAGCttaagatttatatataattgtcTCAGCCGGATCTTATCAGGAATCTTCATAAACAGTATGCTTTGTTCCGTTAGAACAATAGATTCAGGAGCAGTGTAGAGCGTGTCATGTTCTGGAGCTTTTGCACGATGGTGTAATAACAAGACAGAGTAAAATTAAATTGCAAGACATTGACAGATAAGAAATTTAGCAACCATGATAAACTGAGTCTTTGCACACTTAGAGCATGTGAGATGGCTACGTGCAGGGTAtggctgtttttaaaaagtctccATCTTGGTGGGTGCTTtcaaaaagctttttcttctgtGTGTTTCAATAAATGCGAATGAGCatggttttatttatctgtatatatatttatcttctTGCTGCAGTCGTTTTGGCTCTTTAGTGGAGGTCTACCTGGTGCCAGGCCGAAACGTCGGCTACATCAAGTATGCTGACCGAAAGCATGCGAATGACGCCATGTCAACACTTCATGGCAAAGTGGTAAATGGCGTGAAAATGAAGGTCATGCTCGCTGATCCACCTAAAGAGGAGTCTCACAAGAGGCAGAGAACTTACTGATTTGGCTCCTAAACTGGCTAAGGTAGGTCACACTTCCTGGTAAGGCATTCTCTTTAGTCCCATCCCATTATTTGGCTAACTGTGGGTCCTCATCAAGGTGTTTATTAATATCAAGTTACTATCAATGTCATCTTAgccatttacaaattaaaaaaaaaaactttaatcatTGTTTAGCTAATTGATCATGGCTTGTCTTGACTTTTTTGActctgatttttgtttttgactcTGGTCCCTCGTCTTAAaatttgtgtgtgcttgtaaTCAAGTAACATTCTCTCTCGCTGATGCCTTCATGCCA
The DNA window shown above is from Clarias gariepinus isolate MV-2021 ecotype Netherlands chromosome 5, CGAR_prim_01v2, whole genome shotgun sequence and carries:
- the rbm45 gene encoding RNA-binding protein 45; the protein is MEDYNRPSSYLDDPPNSRLFLVTSKSITEDIIRERFSPFGEVQDIWVVKDKQTKESKGVSFVKFAKSSQACTAMEEMHGKCLAEGTKPIKVFIAQSRSSGSHRDVEDEELTRIFVMIPKTFTEDDLKETFKIYGDIEYAIVIKNKSTGESKGLGYVRYHKPSQAAKAIENCDKTFRAILAEPRTKNTASDNEYFGNQRSDHAGNEPGLSAYSFGAESGSYPAGEGWSSDLITRCLMVSSRAPIAQEQIYSLFDLIPGMEYCEMQRDQYGFSKGQAMIRYSNLGSAVYAKDKLNGFEYPPGNRLSVTFIDDGEDRTSPVGKMAMQLVAAQMMSMVWNGPAGAQLMKTTAGYAAPSMPQKPRVQTDVVLPSHKKLASPDSVVKERLFVIFNPSPLPVDILEDVFCRFGSLVEVYLVPGRNVGYIKYADRKHANDAMSTLHGKVVNGVKMKVMLADPPKEESHKRQRTY